One window of the Amycolatopsis mediterranei genome contains the following:
- the nagA gene encoding N-acetylglucosamine-6-phosphate deacetylase, producing the protein MIMGGRVAAPDRLLDDGWVAVSDGRIAGVGSGTPPSGEHVDVGGALVVPGFVDTHCHGGGGGSFTSLDPGELLTAVRAHRRHGTTTMLASLVSDPVDILREQVAALRELVQDGEVAGIHLEGPFISKARCGAHDPETLLEPDTGTVEKLLRAGQGAIRMVTIAPELHGGVKAVRQLAESGVIAAIGHTDGVEEQLLPAIDAGATVATHLFNGMRPLHHREPGPIGALLDDERITIELICDLVHLHPTVVRLAAKHAGRNRTVLITDAMSATDAADGRYTLGRLEVDVHDGVATLADNGSLAGSTLTMDTAFRNLVRGAKLGILDAVHATSQRPAELLGIADRTGMLCSGYQADIVVLDQDLRPAKVLRRGEWVAEVGTATLST; encoded by the coding sequence GTGATCATGGGCGGCCGGGTCGCCGCCCCGGACCGTTTACTCGACGACGGCTGGGTGGCCGTGTCCGACGGGCGGATCGCCGGCGTGGGTTCCGGGACCCCGCCGTCGGGCGAGCACGTCGACGTCGGTGGGGCACTGGTCGTGCCCGGGTTCGTCGACACCCACTGCCACGGCGGGGGAGGTGGCTCGTTCACCTCCCTCGATCCCGGGGAACTTCTGACGGCGGTGCGAGCGCACCGCCGTCACGGCACCACGACCATGCTCGCCAGCCTGGTCTCGGACCCGGTGGACATCCTGCGTGAACAGGTCGCGGCGCTGCGTGAGCTCGTCCAGGACGGCGAGGTCGCGGGCATTCACCTGGAGGGGCCGTTCATCTCGAAGGCCCGGTGCGGCGCGCACGACCCGGAGACGCTGCTCGAACCGGACACCGGCACGGTGGAGAAGCTCCTGCGCGCGGGCCAGGGCGCGATCCGGATGGTCACCATCGCCCCCGAGCTGCACGGCGGCGTGAAGGCCGTCCGCCAGCTGGCCGAGTCCGGCGTGATCGCCGCCATCGGGCACACCGACGGCGTCGAGGAGCAGCTGCTCCCGGCGATCGACGCGGGCGCGACGGTGGCGACCCACCTGTTCAACGGCATGCGGCCGCTGCACCACCGCGAGCCCGGCCCGATCGGCGCGCTGCTGGACGACGAGCGCATCACGATCGAGCTGATCTGCGACCTGGTCCACCTGCACCCGACGGTGGTCCGCCTCGCGGCGAAGCACGCGGGCCGCAATCGGACGGTCCTGATCACGGACGCGATGTCGGCCACCGACGCCGCGGACGGCCGCTACACGCTGGGCCGCCTCGAGGTCGACGTCCACGACGGCGTCGCCACCCTCGCCGACAACGGTTCGCTGGCCGGCAGCACCCTGACGATGGACACCGCCTTCCGCAATCTGGTCCGGGGTGCGAAACTCGGCATCCTCGACGCGGTGCACGCGACGTCGCAGCGGCCCGCGGAGCTGCTCGGCATCGCGGACCGGACCGGGATGCTGTGCTCCGGTTACCAGGCCGACATCGTGGTCCTCGACCAGGACCTGCGGCCGGCGAAGGTGTTGCGCCGGGGAGAATGGGTCGCCGAGGTGGGTACGGCTACCTTGAGTACGTAG
- a CDS encoding 2Fe-2S iron-sulfur cluster-binding protein yields the protein MITGVRADLALTTAKAVHFERFAPPPMVAGAPFQLTLRRSGRVLKVPGDRTALDVLLAARPGTPYSCRQGFCGTCAVPTAGGGAMRLCVDRGTTVLDL from the coding sequence ATGATCACCGGTGTCCGCGCCGACCTGGCGCTGACCACGGCCAAGGCCGTCCACTTCGAACGGTTCGCGCCGCCGCCGATGGTCGCCGGAGCGCCGTTCCAGCTGACTTTGCGCAGGTCAGGCCGGGTCCTCAAGGTGCCGGGCGACCGGACGGCGCTCGACGTCCTCCTGGCGGCCCGGCCCGGCACGCCGTACTCGTGCCGCCAGGGTTTCTGCGGGACCTGCGCGGTGCCGACGGCCGGTGGCGGAGCCATGCGGCTCTGCGTCGACCGCGGCACCACCGTGCTCGACCTATGA
- a CDS encoding type II toxin-antitoxin system Phd/YefM family antitoxin, with product MNQVGVRELNQDTAGVLARVKAGEDVEITERGTVIARIVPAQPSPVSALIASGKLHPASVNGPMPRPHGPVRTDLEAGELVRELRDDERY from the coding sequence GTGAATCAGGTAGGTGTGCGTGAGCTGAACCAGGACACCGCCGGGGTGCTCGCCAGGGTGAAGGCCGGCGAGGACGTCGAGATCACCGAACGCGGCACGGTGATCGCCCGTATCGTCCCGGCGCAGCCCAGTCCGGTCTCGGCTTTGATCGCTTCGGGAAAGCTGCACCCCGCCTCGGTGAACGGGCCGATGCCGCGCCCGCACGGACCCGTCCGGACCGACCTCGAGGCCGGGGAACTGGTTCGCGAACTGCGCGACGACGAACGGTACTGA
- a CDS encoding RNA polymerase sigma factor — translation MLEGNAERSVEATLGHLRVMDGPAPAQAPTPLTLEDLYRQHRMRLVRLAILLVDEPATAEDVVQEAFTGLHRNWSRLRDAAAAVGYLRTAVVNGSRSVLRRRKTAREYVPPHAVNARSAESLAMLSSEHQAVVSALSKLPPRQREVLVLRYYGGLSEAEISEAAGISKGTVKSTASRALEALQKAMQAPQ, via the coding sequence ATGCTCGAGGGCAATGCGGAACGCAGCGTCGAGGCGACCCTCGGCCACCTGCGGGTCATGGACGGTCCGGCCCCGGCGCAGGCGCCGACACCGCTGACCCTCGAAGACCTCTACCGCCAGCACCGCATGCGGCTGGTCCGGCTGGCGATTCTGCTGGTGGACGAGCCCGCGACGGCGGAAGACGTGGTCCAGGAGGCCTTCACCGGCCTGCACCGCAACTGGAGCAGGCTCCGGGACGCCGCGGCCGCGGTCGGCTACCTGCGCACCGCGGTGGTCAACGGGTCGCGCAGCGTGCTGCGCCGCCGCAAGACGGCGCGTGAGTACGTGCCGCCGCACGCGGTGAACGCGCGCTCCGCGGAGAGCCTCGCGATGCTCTCCAGCGAGCACCAGGCCGTGGTCAGCGCGCTGTCGAAGCTGCCGCCCCGCCAGCGCGAAGTGCTGGTGCTGCGGTACTACGGCGGGCTGAGCGAGGCCGAGATCTCTGAGGCCGCAGGTATCTCCAAGGGTACCGTTAAATCGACCGCCAGCCGGGCGCTCGAGGCACTCCAGAAGGCCATGCAAGCCCCACAGTGA
- a CDS encoding MFS transporter has protein sequence MSTTVEQPIVAKEPPRLSHRQIVTILSGLMCGMFLAALDQTIVGTSIVKIANDLHGFDLQAWATTAYLITSTIVTPIYGKLSDIYGRKPFYLAAITIFVAGSLASAFAQSMYQLAAFRAVQGLGAGGLMSLAMTILGDIVPPRERAKYQGYILAVFGLSTVLGPVLGGFFAGIEHAGSIFGYDIHGWRWVFLINVPIGILALFVVARVLNVPHIPQKHKIDWWGALALVVAVVPFLIVAEQGQKWGWGDGKSILCYVVGGVGVIAFIAVERWMQDAALIPLRLFKNSTFTVAIIGGVIVGVAMFGAITMIPQFLQVVQGKTPTESGLLMLPLMAGIMTSSIVSGRITGKTGRYKVFPIVGTLMIAAGAFFFAQVDYDSPLWHPLVAAAIIGLGLGQCMQTLIIAVQNAGPRSDMGVSTAAATFFRQIGGTAGVAIFLTVLFNTLRPNITKAFGGQLPPGAGASVGNLSENTSVIQSLPEAIKTPILIGFTDSITTVFYIAGAVALLATVVLLFMKEIPLTNAAPAAAAMEGGEALLEADDHADEPTEIVEPVRPADREPALVGSGGKHALSTNGHGDYQAVSGALPITNSLADAEIDVPVGAGGLPVTGHVRRQDGSHVPGAALTLIDQRGRQVARATGAADGSYSVPSQGPGAYVLIVSAHGHQPQASSVVISNGPATVDVTLTGSGELTGTVRAAATGQPLPNVTVTLTDGRGEVNGAFITTTDGTYAFVGVGAGAYTLVASGAGYRPFAVTLTVPDSGVLRHDVELASSVLLAGTARTEGDRVVPDARITVLDAEGNVAAVARTDGEGRYLVSDLPAGAYTVVASGYPPATSQVELTGGEAAHDVRLSYDQALDELVDRS, from the coding sequence ATGAGCACCACCGTCGAACAACCGATCGTGGCGAAGGAACCACCACGGCTGAGCCACCGCCAGATCGTCACGATCCTGAGCGGCCTGATGTGCGGCATGTTCCTCGCCGCGCTCGACCAGACGATCGTCGGCACGTCGATCGTCAAGATCGCCAACGACTTGCACGGCTTCGACCTGCAGGCCTGGGCGACCACGGCGTACCTGATCACCTCGACGATCGTCACGCCGATCTACGGCAAGCTGTCGGACATCTACGGCCGCAAGCCGTTCTACCTGGCCGCGATCACGATCTTCGTCGCCGGTTCGCTGGCCTCGGCCTTCGCGCAGTCGATGTACCAGCTGGCCGCGTTCCGCGCGGTGCAGGGCCTCGGCGCCGGCGGCCTGATGTCGCTGGCCATGACCATCCTCGGCGACATCGTGCCGCCACGGGAACGGGCCAAGTACCAGGGCTACATCCTCGCTGTGTTCGGCCTGTCCACCGTGCTGGGCCCGGTGCTGGGCGGCTTCTTCGCCGGCATCGAGCACGCCGGCAGCATCTTCGGCTACGACATCCACGGCTGGCGCTGGGTCTTCCTGATCAACGTCCCGATCGGCATCCTCGCGCTGTTCGTCGTCGCCCGGGTGCTGAACGTGCCGCACATCCCGCAGAAGCACAAGATCGACTGGTGGGGCGCCCTCGCTCTGGTCGTCGCGGTCGTGCCGTTCCTGATCGTCGCCGAGCAGGGCCAGAAGTGGGGCTGGGGCGACGGCAAGTCGATCCTCTGCTACGTCGTCGGCGGCGTCGGCGTGATCGCGTTCATCGCGGTCGAACGGTGGATGCAGGACGCCGCGCTGATCCCGCTGCGGCTGTTCAAGAACTCGACGTTCACCGTGGCGATCATCGGCGGTGTCATCGTCGGTGTCGCGATGTTCGGTGCGATCACCATGATCCCGCAGTTCCTGCAGGTCGTGCAGGGCAAGACGCCGACCGAGTCCGGGCTGCTGATGCTGCCGCTGATGGCGGGCATCATGACCAGCTCGATCGTCTCCGGGCGGATCACCGGCAAGACCGGTCGCTACAAGGTCTTCCCGATCGTGGGCACCCTCATGATCGCCGCCGGTGCGTTCTTCTTCGCGCAGGTCGACTACGACTCGCCACTGTGGCACCCGCTGGTCGCGGCCGCCATCATCGGCCTCGGCCTCGGCCAGTGCATGCAGACGCTGATCATCGCGGTGCAGAACGCGGGCCCGCGCAGTGACATGGGTGTCTCGACCGCGGCGGCGACGTTCTTCCGCCAGATCGGTGGTACCGCCGGTGTCGCGATCTTCCTGACCGTCCTGTTCAACACCCTGCGGCCCAACATCACCAAGGCGTTCGGCGGGCAGCTGCCGCCCGGCGCCGGCGCGAGCGTCGGCAACCTGTCCGAGAACACCAGCGTGATCCAGTCCCTGCCGGAGGCGATCAAGACGCCGATCCTGATCGGCTTCACCGACTCGATCACCACGGTGTTCTACATCGCCGGTGCGGTCGCCCTGCTGGCCACGGTGGTCCTCCTGTTCATGAAGGAGATCCCGCTGACCAACGCGGCCCCGGCCGCGGCGGCCATGGAGGGCGGCGAGGCGCTGCTCGAGGCGGACGACCACGCCGACGAGCCCACCGAGATCGTCGAGCCGGTCCGCCCGGCCGACCGCGAGCCGGCGCTCGTCGGCAGCGGTGGCAAGCACGCGCTGAGCACCAACGGGCACGGTGACTACCAGGCCGTGTCGGGTGCGCTGCCGATCACGAACTCCCTCGCGGACGCCGAGATCGACGTCCCCGTCGGCGCCGGCGGCCTGCCGGTGACCGGCCACGTCCGGCGCCAGGACGGCAGCCACGTGCCGGGTGCCGCGCTGACCCTGATCGACCAGCGCGGCCGCCAGGTCGCGCGGGCCACCGGTGCCGCGGACGGCAGCTACTCGGTGCCCAGCCAGGGCCCGGGCGCGTACGTCCTCATCGTGTCGGCCCACGGCCACCAGCCGCAGGCCTCCAGCGTCGTGATCAGCAACGGGCCGGCGACGGTCGACGTGACGCTCACCGGGTCCGGCGAGCTGACCGGCACCGTGCGGGCGGCCGCGACCGGCCAGCCGCTGCCGAACGTGACGGTGACGCTGACCGACGGCCGCGGCGAGGTGAACGGCGCGTTCATCACGACCACCGACGGCACCTACGCCTTCGTCGGGGTCGGCGCCGGGGCGTACACCCTGGTCGCCAGCGGCGCGGGCTACCGGCCCTTCGCGGTGACGCTGACCGTGCCCGACAGCGGCGTCCTGCGGCACGACGTCGAGCTCGCCAGCTCGGTGCTGCTCGCCGGCACCGCGCGGACCGAGGGCGACCGGGTGGTCCCGGACGCGCGGATCACCGTGCTCGACGCCGAAGGCAACGTGGCCGCGGTCGCGCGGACCGACGGCGAAGGCCGGTACCTGGTCAGCGACCTGCCCGCGGGCGCGTACACCGTGGTCGCGAGCGGCTACCCGCCGGCGACCAGCCAGGTGGAGCTGACCGGCGGCGAGGCGGCCCACGACGTCCGGCTGAGCT
- a CDS encoding DedA family protein, giving the protein MILAQSTVNTMSLLPSWLDPQHLLSGLTTPVIAVLCLIIFIESSIFPVLPGDSLLFTAGLFIANGTLNAPLWLVCVLVTAAALLGNVAGYYLGYFAGPKLFNRPDSKFFKREYVDKTHEFLDKHGPKAVVLARFVPFVRTFITWIAGIGRMDPKRYFTYTVLGGILWAAGITILGSLLGNIGFIRDNVDAIFVLIVLVSVVPIALEYLKSRREKKAVAEADPEVTQRIPRIKE; this is encoded by the coding sequence GTGATTCTCGCCCAGAGCACGGTCAACACGATGTCGCTGCTGCCGTCATGGCTGGACCCGCAGCACCTGCTGAGCGGTCTGACGACACCGGTCATCGCGGTGCTGTGCCTGATCATCTTCATCGAGAGCAGCATCTTCCCGGTCCTGCCGGGCGATTCGCTGCTGTTCACGGCGGGCCTGTTCATCGCGAACGGAACGCTGAACGCCCCGTTGTGGCTGGTCTGCGTCCTGGTGACGGCGGCGGCCCTGCTCGGCAACGTGGCCGGCTACTACCTCGGCTACTTCGCCGGCCCGAAGCTGTTCAACCGCCCGGATTCGAAGTTCTTCAAGCGCGAGTACGTGGACAAGACGCACGAGTTCCTCGACAAGCACGGCCCGAAGGCGGTCGTGCTGGCCCGGTTCGTCCCGTTCGTCCGCACGTTCATCACGTGGATCGCGGGCATCGGCCGCATGGACCCGAAGCGCTACTTCACGTACACGGTCCTCGGCGGCATCCTGTGGGCCGCGGGCATCACGATCCTCGGATCGTTGCTGGGCAACATCGGGTTCATCCGGGACAACGTCGACGCGATCTTCGTGCTGATCGTGCTCGTGTCGGTGGTGCCGATCGCGCTGGAGTACCTGAAGTCGCGCCGCGAGAAGAAGGCGGTCGCGGAGGCGGATCCCGAGGTCACGCAGCGGATCCCGCGCATCAAGGAGTAG
- a CDS encoding type II toxin-antitoxin system VapC family toxin: MIYLDTAALVKLIRHEAESAALVDWLDERQGTVLVTSTLAEVEVSRALLRSDPGLLTDVPAVMARVAKYEIDDVVRRTAAAYPSPDLRSLDAIHLATAHAVFGRQLTSFVTYDKRLLAVAEALGLPTDSPGAAGPATP; encoded by the coding sequence ATGATCTACCTGGACACGGCCGCCCTGGTGAAGCTGATCCGGCACGAGGCCGAAAGTGCGGCGCTCGTCGACTGGTTGGACGAACGGCAGGGCACCGTGCTCGTCACGTCGACGCTGGCCGAGGTCGAAGTTTCGCGGGCTCTCCTGCGGAGCGACCCAGGATTGCTCACCGACGTTCCCGCGGTGATGGCCCGGGTCGCCAAGTACGAAATCGACGACGTGGTGCGCCGGACCGCCGCCGCTTACCCCTCGCCGGACCTTCGCTCGCTGGACGCCATCCACCTCGCCACCGCACATGCCGTGTTCGGCAGGCAGCTGACGTCCTTCGTCACCTACGACAAACGCCTCCTGGCCGTGGCCGAAGCGCTGGGGCTGCCGACCGACAGCCCGGGTGCGGCCGGGCCGGCTACTCCTTGA
- a CDS encoding PPOX class F420-dependent oxidoreductase → MTDDTALKDFLAARRHGVLATIRRDGRPQLSTITYRYDPEPATLIASITETRAKTKNMRRDPRVTFHVGSEDGWSYVVAEGRASLTAPAAAPDDDTVEALVDYYRCAAGEHPDWAEYRAAMVTDQRVLLTVHVEKLLGLVR, encoded by the coding sequence ATGACCGACGACACAGCGCTGAAGGACTTCCTCGCCGCCCGCCGCCACGGCGTCCTCGCCACGATCCGCCGCGACGGCCGGCCGCAGCTGTCCACGATCACCTACCGATACGACCCGGAACCGGCGACGCTGATCGCGTCGATCACCGAGACCCGGGCCAAGACGAAGAACATGCGCCGGGACCCGCGGGTGACGTTCCACGTGGGCAGCGAGGACGGCTGGAGCTACGTCGTCGCCGAGGGGCGAGCTTCGCTCACGGCGCCGGCGGCCGCGCCGGACGACGACACGGTGGAGGCGCTGGTCGACTACTACCGGTGCGCGGCGGGCGAGCACCCGGACTGGGCCGAGTACCGCGCGGCCATGGTCACCGACCAGCGGGTGCTGCTGACCGTCCACGTCGAGAAGCTGCTGGGGCTGGTCCGCTGA
- a CDS encoding MarR family winged helix-turn-helix transcriptional regulator: MAPNNSATRPKAELDLADQLGHELVRLVRLINKAKSQVSKLGPDGIERAAYAILFTLIHEGPQRTSKLAESLHSEISTISRQSSSLVQHGLVERQADPEDGRACLLAPTTEGMRVFEQNRKQRNQWLAEVLGDWTDGDIQTLNRLFSRLNTGIENHSPQLADAHASAGAPAKGANA, translated from the coding sequence ATGGCACCGAACAACTCCGCCACCCGGCCGAAGGCCGAACTGGACCTCGCCGACCAGCTCGGGCACGAACTCGTGCGCCTGGTCCGGCTGATCAACAAGGCGAAGTCGCAGGTCTCCAAGCTGGGTCCGGACGGCATCGAGCGGGCGGCGTACGCGATCCTCTTCACCCTCATCCACGAGGGCCCGCAGCGCACCAGCAAGCTGGCCGAGTCGCTCCACTCCGAGATCTCCACGATCAGCAGGCAGTCGAGCTCGCTCGTGCAGCACGGCCTGGTCGAGCGCCAGGCCGACCCGGAAGACGGGCGCGCCTGCCTGCTCGCGCCGACGACCGAGGGCATGCGGGTGTTCGAACAGAACCGCAAGCAGCGCAACCAGTGGCTGGCCGAGGTGCTCGGGGACTGGACCGACGGGGACATCCAGACCCTGAACCGCCTCTTCAGCCGGCTCAACACAGGTATCGAGAACCACTCTCCACAGCTGGCCGACGCGCACGCGTCCGCCGGTGCACCGGCCAAGGGGGCCAACGCATGA
- a CDS encoding FAD-binding oxidoreductase yields the protein MSNEALVTRLRDLLGKGAVLTDSDVTASYARDMMPLAPSGTPLAVVLPANAAEVQAVVKACTEAKVPIVPRGAGSGLSGAANAIDGCVTLSLTKLNEIVEIDAGNRLAVVQPGVVNLDFRNAVEKHGLFYPPDPSSYDWCTIGGNLSTNAGGLCCVKYGVTTDSVLGLEVVLADGSLLKTGRRTVKGVAGYDLARLFVGSEGTLGVITQATVQLKPLPQAPATLVAGFGTTEAAGEAVARVVREGLVPSLLEIMDASSIKASEAYLKTDLGAGSDCQALLIGQSDAGGEVARRELAALEQICLDCGADLAYTTEDLEEGRMLLHARRVVLTALETYGLWLTDDVCVPRTRIAELIRGCEKISSEVGLRIAVVGHAGDGNMHPTIVYQPDDPDEFERAQRAFDEILEVGLSLGGTVTGEHGVGKIKREWLAREIGPVGLRVHQQIKRALDPENLFNPGSMFSMT from the coding sequence ATGAGCAACGAAGCTTTGGTCACCCGGCTCCGGGACCTGCTCGGCAAGGGCGCCGTGCTCACCGACTCCGACGTCACCGCCTCCTACGCGCGCGACATGATGCCGCTGGCGCCCTCGGGCACACCGCTCGCCGTCGTCCTGCCCGCGAACGCCGCGGAGGTGCAGGCCGTCGTCAAGGCCTGCACCGAGGCCAAGGTGCCGATCGTGCCGCGCGGGGCGGGCAGCGGCCTGTCCGGTGCGGCGAACGCGATCGACGGCTGCGTCACGCTGTCGCTGACCAAGCTGAACGAGATCGTCGAGATCGACGCGGGCAACCGGCTGGCGGTCGTGCAGCCGGGCGTGGTCAACCTGGACTTCCGCAACGCGGTGGAGAAGCACGGGCTGTTCTACCCGCCGGATCCGTCCAGCTACGACTGGTGCACGATCGGCGGCAACCTGTCGACCAACGCCGGCGGTCTCTGCTGCGTGAAGTACGGCGTGACGACGGACTCGGTGCTCGGCCTGGAGGTCGTCCTGGCCGACGGATCGCTGCTGAAGACCGGCCGCCGCACGGTGAAGGGCGTCGCGGGCTACGACCTGGCGCGGCTGTTCGTGGGCAGCGAGGGCACGCTCGGCGTGATCACGCAGGCCACGGTCCAGCTCAAGCCGCTGCCCCAGGCCCCGGCGACGCTGGTCGCGGGCTTCGGCACCACCGAAGCCGCGGGGGAGGCCGTCGCCAGGGTGGTGCGCGAAGGTCTCGTGCCGTCGTTGCTGGAGATCATGGACGCGTCCTCGATCAAGGCGTCGGAGGCGTACCTGAAGACGGACCTGGGCGCGGGGTCGGACTGCCAGGCGCTGTTGATCGGCCAGTCGGACGCCGGCGGCGAGGTGGCCCGCCGCGAGCTGGCGGCGCTGGAGCAGATCTGCCTGGACTGCGGCGCGGACCTGGCGTACACGACCGAGGACCTGGAAGAGGGCCGGATGCTCCTGCACGCCCGCCGCGTGGTGCTCACGGCGCTGGAGACGTACGGGCTGTGGCTGACCGACGACGTCTGCGTGCCGCGGACGCGGATCGCCGAGCTGATCCGCGGGTGCGAGAAGATCAGTTCCGAGGTGGGCCTGCGCATCGCCGTGGTCGGCCACGCCGGCGACGGCAACATGCACCCGACGATCGTGTACCAGCCGGACGACCCGGACGAGTTCGAGCGGGCCCAGCGCGCGTTCGACGAGATCCTCGAGGTGGGGCTGTCCCTGGGCGGCACGGTGACCGGGGAGCACGGGGTGGGGAAGATCAAGCGCGAGTGGCTGGCGCGGGAGATCGGACCGGTGGGGCTGCGGGTGCACCAGCAGATCAAGCGGGCGCTGGACCCGGAGAACCTGTTCAACCCGGGCTCGATGTTCTCGATGACGTAG
- a CDS encoding YciI family protein, with protein sequence MAWFLVEITYVQEKLQDVRPRHREFLAKLAGEGRVAVAGPLADGTAGITLYQADDEAHLKETLDQDPYFLEGVIAQRSVREFKPVIGAWLPS encoded by the coding sequence ATGGCCTGGTTCCTCGTCGAAATCACCTACGTCCAGGAGAAGCTGCAGGACGTCCGGCCGCGCCACCGCGAGTTCCTGGCCAAGCTGGCCGGAGAGGGCCGCGTCGCGGTCGCCGGGCCGCTCGCCGACGGCACCGCCGGCATCACGCTGTACCAGGCCGACGACGAGGCGCACCTGAAGGAGACGCTCGATCAGGACCCGTACTTCCTGGAGGGGGTCATCGCGCAGCGGTCGGTCCGCGAGTTCAAGCCGGTGATCGGCGCCTGGCTGCCGTCATAG